The Nitrospinaceae bacterium DNA window GTGAGCGGCTGGCGAGAAGGCTAGCCGCTCCTCTGGGTGCAGAATTCTGATGACCTTCCCGCGCCCAGATTCATATATGCCCTCATTATATTCTTCCCGTGCGCCAGGAAGGTGATGCACCCAGGAGATTGCCTCAAAAATTTCGTCCGCCTGGAACCCTTTATTTTCAAGCATCAGGGTCAATTCGCGCTCGTCAACCAAAACATTACTGCCTCGAAGAGACGCCTCCACGAGAATTCGCATCATGTCGTACATTCTTTCCCGCAAAATTTCCACCCCGGTTTTACAACTTTTTTCAGTTGTGTTGAATAAACTTTATTTTGCATCAATAACAATGCGCTAACTTCTCTCGTATAAACCACCCTTTGTTTGGCGTAATAAACCTTGAAGCTCTAAGTTTAACAAAATATTCGATACCGCTTCGGGCCGAAGTTTCGTTGATTTTGTTAGGCCTTCAGTGGTGTTGGGCGCGTTTTCGAGTTGCTCGAAGATGATTGTTTCCTCGGCAGATAAATTGGTGGTATCGGCTGCCGAGGGCCGCACCTCTGAGTCTTTGATGGATTTTTCGGAAATTTCCCGAACAGGAGGAGAATCCAGCGACTCAAAGACATAGGCGGGCAAGGCGTTGATGATGTCATCCGCCGTTTCCACCAGATGAGCGCCTTCTTTAAGTATGCGGTGGCATCCCGAACTGCGCCCCGAATCGACGGGACCCGGCACCGCCATTAGCTCGCGGCCCTGCTCCATCGCAAGGCGCGCCGTTAATAAAGCGCCGCTGCGTTGCGCTGCCTCGACGACGACGGTCGCAAGGGAGAGGCCGCTGATCAGACGGTTAC harbors:
- a CDS encoding DUF494 family protein → MRERMYDMMRILVEASLRGSNVLVDERELTLMLENKGFQADEIFEAISWVHHLPGAREEYNEGIYESGRGKVIRILHPEERLAFSPAAHGLIHKLYYDGAVDEIQREEIIQRCIDLASGEIGLEEVKTVALLLLLKERKDALSENIMKILGIEIPPKTTEKNGKENN